From one Pristis pectinata isolate sPriPec2 chromosome 12, sPriPec2.1.pri, whole genome shotgun sequence genomic stretch:
- the LOC127576948 gene encoding neuropeptide Y receptor type 4-2-like: protein MDDSSILQSENCSLPFNVSSWDFPDFGNPCPTSTALTTFLVASYCAVMVFGLLGNICLICVIAKQKGKTNVTNMLIANLSFADIMISVFCLPFTLVYTLMDYWIFGEVLCKMVPFIQCLSVTVSILSLVMIALERHQLIINPTGWKPNVAQAYLSMLAIWMLASFISLPFVMFHVLTDEPLMDLPASIAPLVTEAICMESWPTRQQKLIYTTWLFAFQYCTPLVFIAVCYGRIYMRLRTRKDLIDKPGEDKPRLTKGRRITMILGLLVLGFGLCWLPLNIFNLIADWDLEAMMHCDHNLIFSLCHLAGMASICINPVIYGFLNNNFKKELWAIVVHCDWNRQEDCEHFPLSTMNTELSKTSLRLNCRNNAT from the coding sequence ATGGATGATAGTTCCATTCTCCAATCTGAGAACTGTTCCCTTCCCTTCAATGTGTCAAGCTGGGACTTCCCCGATTTTGGGAACCCCTGTCCAACGTCAACAGCACTCACCACCTTCTTGGTGGCCTCCTACTGTGCTGTCATGGTGTTTGGATTGCTGGGAAACATCTGCCTAATTTGTGTGATAGCCAAGCAGAAGGGGAAAACTAATGTGACCAACATGCTCATTGCCAACCTATCCTTCGCAGATATCATGATTTCTGTCTTCTGTCTCCCTTTTACATTAGTCTACACGCTAATGGACTATTGGATCTTTGGTGAAGTTTTATGCAAGATGGTCCCATTTATCCAGTGCCTGTCAGTGACGGTGTCCATTCTCTCTTTGGTCATGATAGCTCTGGAAAGGCATCAGCTTATTATAAACCCTACAGGTTGGAAGCCAAATGTCGCCCAAGCTTACCTGAGCATGCTAGCCATCTGGATGCTGGCCAGCTTCATCTCCTTGCCCTTTGTGATGTTTCATGTTTTAACAGATGAGCCTTTGATGGACCTTCCTGCCTCCAttgcaccactggtcactgaggcAATCTGCATGGAATCATGGCCAACCAGGCAGCAAAAGCTGATATACACGACTTGGCTCTTTGCATTCCAGTACTGCACACCCCTGGTTTTCATTGCAGTCTGCTATGGCAGGATATACATGAGATTAAGGACGAGGAAGGACTTAATAGACAAACCTGGTGAGGATAAACCTAGACTGACAAAGGGCAGGAGGATAACCATGATTCTAGGACTGCTGGTTCTCGGATTTGGACTTTGCTGGTtacctttaaatatattcaatctcATCGCAGACTGGGATCTGGAAGCAATGATGCACTGCGATCACAATCTCATCTTTTCCCTCTGCCACCTGGCTGGAATGGCTTCCATTTGCATCAACCCTGTCATCTATGGCTTCCTGAACAATAACTTCAAAAAGGAGCTCTGGGCCATCGTTGTGCACTGTGACTGGAATAGGCAGGAAGACTGTGAACACTTTCCGTTGTCCACCATGAATACAGAACTTTCTAAAACATCTCTGCGG